The Anas acuta chromosome Z, bAnaAcu1.1, whole genome shotgun sequence DNA window AAAGTCTAACGTCTTTATGAATTAACCAAAACACTGAGTCATGCCTAATGCATTAATTATGAATTAAAGTATTAATGGCATGGCATGTGGAGTGCCTATTATTAAattatccatttttatttttccccccatttctgCTGCATAAGTGGAAATAGTTACACTTCAGAGCAACTTGGTCTCTTCATAtggaaaagcatattttaactGGTGTTGTGTTTCAGAACATCTCCTATATAACAGCACTTAGTGCTAAAGAGTTTGTAGTCTATTTAAACAGCATCACATTAACTAATTCTTCACAATAATGTTGTATTCACTTTTCTGGAGAATTTAggatttctttgtgttttcagacTTATAACGcaatctttcagaaaaaaatgaagtgcatATTAGGGAATGAGTTATTGTAAATAACTAAAGCTATTGATTAGTGAGCTATTCTCATATGTAAATTTTGGGGGCATGTAATAGACTGCAGGGATAACGAAGGGTATCAGTTCTCTCTTTGTGCAATACTTCTTCATGGAAATTTTGTGCAGACAAGGAAAGAATCACAGTTTGTGTGATTGGCCGAAATGTCAGCTTGTCTGCTTTTTAGAGGGAAGCAAAGCTTGTCTGCTCATCTAGGTTCAGATTTTGAGTCTTGAATGTGGTGTTGGAGTGGATTTCTATGTCATTGGATAAGAACTGGATTAAGCAAAATGAACTGCCATTTTAACAATACCAACTTGTAAAATAAACTCATAGTTTCTTAGTAACTTCTAAATGAAACGAAACTTCTGATTTTGTCCCAAAGGAAGAATTCAAGTGACCTTAAATCCAACTTAAAATTGGTAAGATAAATAGTAGGAGTCCAGTATAAAGCCCATCTCCTGGACTTCAGAGTCTGAGTGTAGCTGTTACAATCCTTATCAGTTAGAAGTGTTTATTAGAACTGGTCaatcaccatgcgaagcatcCTTCAGGAAGATAACATAATTGTGCTTCCATATATCGATAGGTATTGCAGAAAACTACCTAGTGGTATCTTGACTTTTTGAAACTGGGGGCCAGCTATGGGTTTGAGAAGGTGAGGCACAAGGAGAGAGTGAAGAAAGGAACCTGAGAAGAAGTTTGCTAGGGATAGGTTAAGAGTTGCCATGGTTACTCCGGGCGTACTTACTGCACCCTCCAAACTTAAGGTAAACTAAATCATGGCTTTGCTAAACTAAATCATGGCTTTGCTGATGGCAGCTCATGAGACAAGATCACCCATCTCTCTGCTTGCCTGGCTGTATTCCAAGGGACTGGAATATGAAGCGCCCTTACCCTTGTAGTTGCCAAATTAGTAGTTTACCTGCCAGGTCTCCCAAAACTAGCTTCTGATCCACAGTTGTGTCAAAATAATGAGAACAGGTCATCTTTCAAGACAGTTTCAGATCCTTCATTATTAATACTTCTTTGTTGCTTTagatgatatttttttaattgattttgtgATACAGTGATACAGTAGTGATTTCTATTTGCTCTGTAAGTGGTGTTTGGAGGTTCTGTCTGGCAATCTTTTTATTCACCAAACTGCAAATACAGATACTGCTGAACTTTTGATTTCAACAGTACCCACGTATGTGAGGGCTATGCTATAGACTTGTAGTGTAACTTCCAGCCCTTAATTCTTATTGTAAAGATGATAAtggttttatttgaaaagtctgattaaatttattaacctgtgtttgtttttatttgcagtgCAATTAGTTCACATCTGCAGACCTGTGGTTGTTCTGTAGTTGTAGGAAGCAGTGCAGAAAAAGTTAATAAGGTAACACAGTTCTTAATAAATGAAACTTAAATGCCAATTATAAGCAGTGTTAGTGtgttatttgaaaaaaagttttttatatAAACATGCTTTAGGTTGGAGAAGGAGAGGACATTGTGTGGTTATATTCTGTTGATTGTTCTAGCAGTTGATAATTCTGCCAGAAAATTGCCTTATCAGTTGTATTCTGAAAACTATAAGAAAACCAGTgaatttaatgtaattaatacTGTTATACATATGTTCTAATTGAGTCTGAGCTTCTAAAGTAAGTTTTGCTAGCTAAAATGTGCTATCTGAACAGATTACAGCTGACTGTAACTGTAACCGGTTCCAGAAGAACCAGAGAAGCAAAATGCAGATATAAACACCTAAAATTTAGTACTgtaacaaaccaaaaaaaaaaaacaaaaacaactcagTGTGTCAGCAAACTTGGTGGAGCACGTGCAGAATTTATCAGTAGGGATGATACTTCGGAGCCTTCAGGTCtagatgataaaaaaaaaaaaaaaaagcattatctgTTCTCttaatggagaaaagcagaatgTATATATGTTCCAGTGGTCTATGTGGAGGAAACAAGGTCACTTTTGGAATCAGTCATTTCTGAACAGGAACGTAATTACATTTTCTGGTAGACGTAATTTTTTgccatgctgttttctttttgcccaTTATCAAATACTGAATTTGAACTGATACAAAATTATAACCTgccctgctttttctctttttttttttttttctgtgtaaatggCGAGtttcttgatgctttttttaagctgagtatgtgaaggaaaaatcaaatgaaatgttCCTTATTCAGAATTCTCCAAGTACTTTTTGTACATGGTTTTTTGATTATACCAAACTGATTGCTTCAGATAAATTGAAAGCAATTCTTGGAAGAGATACACTTGTATTTACTTCCCATTGAAATACATCTTAAAGTCTATTTCTTTATAGCATTCTGCAATGTATTGGCATTTTGTTCAGAAAGGTTTGCCTTTGACTGGCATTTAATTAGGCTGTTCTTCCATTCCTTCTAATAAAAGTGCTGGTTAGTTTTCAGTTAGGATATTCAGAGACAAATCATTGAAGAAAGTGTTATtttcttagagagaaaatgtatttcactaGATCAATTGCCTCTCTATGTTCACAGCTGAGTCCTTTAATAAACCTCATTGATTCAGAATTCCCTGCAACTGGGAGTGAAAAGAAGGATTTTATAAAAAATGTGCAATCCTACAGCTTTTTAGGTATTAGGCACCACTGCACTTAATGAGTATACCAGCATTGCTCTGAGGGTAAGGTTCTTTGTAGTTCCGTAGCACGATAAGTTTTCAATTTACACTGGGGCCTCTGTGCAATGCAGTAACAATAGTTCCCCATTCCAAGACCAGGACAAAGCTTCTACTGCAGTACATGTGGTGAAGCAGTATATTTAGGTAACTTCATTTTTTGATTGGAAATCTTTTATGCATGTTGGGCTTTTCtgtctgattttccttttaatagtGTAATAGGCATTGTGTTCTAGTTCATTTAGTAAgactaaagccttcctttgaaaaaaataattcttgaaGTTGATGCTTTTTTGACATATGTGTTTATTGATAGCTTCAGCGTCAAATAAAATTAACGGTTAGCCTGtattaattatataaaatatacaattGTATAATGTATATTTTACAGTATGCAGGGTTCTCTGCTGCAGTGAAACATACCTTCTTGtaaaaagattcagaaaatgTAAGGCATCTTCAGTAAACCTGTGTTTTGAAATATGCTCTTCAGGACGCTTTACAGGAATCTGGAGAAAGAATacattgttttgtgtgtttttagcAGTAGTGTTTAAGCACCTCTGATCAAATAAGTGATAAATGCTGGTGCTCAATTAAAACAACTATGAGCTACAAGGGaacctgagaaaagaaaaatctcagtcCTCAGAGGAAGTCAGTTAACCATAGTTAATACACATAGTTTTAGTGATGTAGAATTTGCACATTACTAAGTTACGTGCAATATACTACTAAGcattataattaataaaaaggCTTAGGTGTCTAAATGGTTATGAGTGTGTGTAACAATGTATTGATAAGTTGAGTACTTAAAAAAGCAGTCTAGAAGAATGTGAGTCTCAAGATCTATTCTGgacaaatttatttaaaattgcataGGCTCTTATCAGTAGTGTGGCCATTGTGTTGTGGTGCtatgttttgaaataattcctttttttatAGTATACCTTAGCTTtacttaaagtaaaaaaaaaacaaaacaaaacaaaaaaaaaaaaactactgcaGGCAAAAACATTAGTCAGTAATGTATGCTTGACTACGAGACAAgaatatatatttgcatttggACATGATTGCCTGCAGCAGTTGTAGTATAGaagcttaaaataataaagtaccTTTGTTGCTTTTAATGGAGAGTTTGAGCAAATTAATGAGGAAATAAGCATGGAtgcttatttataaaattaaatgtgcCTCATTGCAGACAATAGCTGACATTTCAATATGGAACAAGAGGCTTAAAAGGCTAGGAAATTAATCACAGCAACTTACGTTTATGTAATATGAAGAGGCATCAAAAGGCAAAAGTTTTTTGTTCTACATAGTTGGCAAAAAGTGTTGCCAAAAATTTAggctttccttttcatttgacAAGAAATTGGACTTGCATGGCTTACATCTTAATTATTTAAGCATGTCGCTATTCTCTGATGTTACTCAATTTTAGTTTTTTCTAGTAAGCAGGATGAAGTCAGAAATTGCAATTGAAGATCACTTAATTCcttacattttcttgtttgttttgttttttttttttttttgaacctgTCCTTTTTAATGCAGATTGTGAGAACATTGTGTCTGTTTCTTACACCATCAGAGCGGAAATGTTCCAGACTCTGTAGAAATGAGTCTTCTTTCAAATATGAGTCAGGGCTTTTTGTTCAAGGCTTACTCAAAGTAAGTACACTTAGTAAAATTCTATTCTGTGTTTAAGAGCATTCTTCAGCATATGTGGATGTGTGCACATATGATAATCACGTGCATAATTGCATTCATGTTTGAAGAAATATATCTTCACTTGAGTTCTTCTTGGTGCAAAAGCTGGCTTATGACTCTTTGCATGTTAAAATTCTAAGCCAGTCTTTTCTCTGACCCAGACATTTCTTGGGTTGAGTATTGATCAGAATTATTCCTATGtttaatacaataataataatattttgccTTCTTGGGGCTAGAATTCaagaaagcattcagtttcTGTGTTACATCAGTAAAAGAGAACAGTCCATCAGTCCTGTGGTTTCCAAGTTTATTTGGAAAGTTTATTTGGGCTGTAGCAACTAGTGAAGGTAATTAGGAAAGTAATACTTCTTGCTCTAATGAGCAGTCTAAACTTCACAGATAAGTATCATATTGAAATGTTAATGGATTCAAGAATCAGATGATGCAGTGGAATACACAGGATACCTCAATACCTGTTTTCACCATTACATTAGCAGAATCATGCAGTATTGAGGACATTTGTCTGGTTACAGCTATGATTTCATTCAAACAAAATGTGTCTACACAAATGGGATTTGAAATGTAGGCATGATGTTTTCCTATTGTTTTGTTccaatttggttttgtttttttctaagtaactagaagagttttgttttgttttgactaaAACAGGATGCAACAGGAAGCTTTGTGTTGCCCTTCCGTCAAGTAATGTATGCTCCATATCCCACAACACATATAGATGTAGATGTCAATACAGTGAAACAGATGCCCCCATGTCATGAACACATCTACAACCAACGTCGGTACATGAGGTCCGAGCTGACAGCATTTTGGAGAGCTAATTCAGATGAAGAAATGTCTCAAGATCCTATTATCCACACAGATGAGAGTTTCACACCTGATTTGTATGTACTTCCCTCCCAAGCGTCTTAAAATTACGTGATTTGAGATGAAAGAATAAGGTGTAAAGCATGCTTTCTAATACAAAAAGTACtggagttctgtttttttttttttttttttttcttgtaagaagCTTCTTCAGCTCTGGTGGTTGTATTTGTTCTGCAGAATTTAGGAGTTCTGTGAGTGTTTTTGTTGCATTAAGTATTACTGAAATCCAGTGATACTGACAGTGTCATGGTAATTTTGTTGCCTGTTTTAAATAGCATATTCCAGAGCCAAGTGTACTTGGCAAGTCCCAGTGGCTTTTCAGGGTTTAATGCGTTTCTCCTGAAAGTTCTGCTTAAAAGTTCTATATTACCTTTAAGTAACACGATTATAATTGACTCAAATTTTGAATGCACTTTCAATTTCTGCCAAACCGTAAAAAGCAATAGTATTATGTGCACAGCTGCTGGACATAGCTGTCTCTTCATGTCATTACCTCatgtatttgtttgcttttttttttttttctttagaaatgtcTTTCAAGATATCCTGCATCGAGATACATTAGTAAAAGCCTTTCTGGATCAGGTAATAAttgctttttcagaaagaacaagaGCTAGAGAACAGTATTTTGAACTCTTAGTAACAGGTAATTTAACATGAATAGATGCTTTGTTGGTGTGGTACCTCTTTTTTTATACAAGTGCTGTGATTCTTTTCTGCATAGCTAGAGAAGGCATCAAGAACTGACCATTTAAAATGTCTGTCTGGTaacaaatgatttaaaaaaaatgcttaagtgTCATTTGTAATAATACAGTACTGAAACTACTACTTATATATGAAAAACAGTGCATATTTTCGTTTGCTGTGTAAGTGTGTCTACAATTACAGTACTGAATAAGCTACCTGAGATCCATTTCAGATcatttttagaaggaaaatagtactttatcaaaataattttttttaaaaaaaaggtagaagTTTCAAGTTGAACACATTGCATCTGAGTGGCAAGAAAACTAAGAATGAATCTTGAGTATGCCTACAAATCTGCTGCTAATGTGTTTGCTTTGGTATAATTAGGAACACATTACATGTGTATGCAATGTTTTTCTATATTACACATTCTTAAAATGATTCTTGAATTTCAGTATCCAGCTGATTTTCTCATATAATTTTTAACAGATCTTTCATCTAAAACCTGGCTTGTCTCTGAGGAGTACATTCCTTGCACAATTTCTACTAGTCCTCCACAGAAAAGCCTtaactttaataaaatacatagaGGATGACACGTAAGTGGACAGATCTAAAGCAGGCTTTGAGAaactgtgttctttttttaCAACCcccctttattttctttcaggcaaaaaggaaaaaaaccttttaAGTCTCTTCGTAGCTTAAAGATTGATCTTGACTTAACAGCAGAGGGCGATCTTAACATAATAATGGCTTTGGCTGAGAAGATTAAACCGGGTCTACACTCCTTCATCTTTGGGAGGCCGTTCTACACTAGCGTGCAGGAACGTGATATgctaatgacattttaaagctCTTCACTGCTAATGTGTAATATCGCTGCCTTGCATGGCACTAAAAGAAATCTCTCAGTGTGAACTTGTGACACTCGTTGACCTGATTTAGAATGGATCAGTAGGAATCAAGTAACACTACAATCTGTCTGAAGCAGGAGGGGGATGTATCAGAGGGAATATCAGCATAGCAAGGAAAGCATGATTATAATGAATCCATctcttctttgtgcttttttttaaccataaaaATAAACGTTACCAGACGTTCCTTTGCCATATGGGCTCAGTAGGTAAATTTGAATGTGTTGTGTATGACAAAGGGAGGCACTTTTATCTTCTTTCCCCTCAGATTTCCTTCAAGTGTGtgtctgtttttcccttttctgctgtgtcagtaaagaaaacaatgagTATGTCCTCTCTAATCAGGGAGGTCAGGGGATAGGAGCTTTTCCGGAGTTTCAAGgagtttttaaatgtatttgttcttATGTATATGGTACAATTCTGAAATATGCCTTCCTTTATCTCCCTTTTATACACTACTGGCTCCATTTGCAGCATTTAAAGATGtggggattttttgtttgtgttttttgtttgtttttaaatatactaCACAGTGTTCTTGTGGGCGAACTGTTGGCTAATAGCAGCATAAATAGCAGCACTCTGCACATGGGAACTGGGTCATTATTTAAGCTGCTTCATGCATGTAAACGCCAACCAGGATACTATGTCACAGATTGTTGGCCATCCTGCGGTTAAGTATTCAGTGATCCAGCATAATTGAGCtctttcaaaacacaaagcaggaAACCTGTATCATTCAGCAGCAGTTGTGTTTGTGTCTAAATTGCTTCTGCGTTGTCTATTGTCAGTTAGAATAAGGTTCAGATTAAAGTATTAGACCTTTCCAAAGAACACCAAGCGTATAGCCAaactaaaagataaaaataattctttttactTTGCCATTAATGTATTTACTAATCCTTAATTCAGAGAGCAGCACAGTTATGAACTAATATGATTCACTTTTTACTAAGTGAATTTAAGTCAATAATAGTGCCAATCTTTTTAGTTCATAGTTAGTGCATGTTCAACTTTGCtttacttgaaaagaaaaaaacagggaggTCCAAAAGCTCATCTGTTTGTGTGCCTCAACCATTCTTTCTCAGTAACATGAAGAGAGGTGCAATGTCAAGTTAACCAGACCTATTGTTTTTTGGTGGTTCCGGCACATTTGGTGTGTTATATCGAAATCAGTGATACATCTGCATTGCATGATGTGTATTTATCTTTTTGGACAGAGGCAGGAATAGATTTGTTTCATGTTTCAGTGTAACCTCATAACTCTATATTCCTTGTAAAGGAGATACACTTGTGATTTGAGAAGCTGCTGTTTCTTGTTGCTTAAACTGTTCATAGCAGTCCTTCATGAAGaggtttctgttttcaaaatacctttttgGC harbors:
- the C9orf72 gene encoding guanine nucleotide exchange factor C9orf72 homolog isoform X2, with the translated sequence MSALCPPPSPAVAKTEIALNGESPLLAATFAYWDNILGPRVRHIWAPKTDQVLLSDGEITFLANHTLNGEILRNAESGAIDVKFFVLAEKRVIIVSLIFDGNWNGDRSTYGLSIILPQSELGFYLPLHRVCVDRLTHIIRKGRIWMHKGQSIIPMLTGEVIPVMELLSSMKSHSVPEEIDISETVLNDDDIGDSCHEGFLLNAISSHLQTCGCSVVVGSSAEKVNKIVRTLCLFLTPSERKCSRLCRNESSFKYESGLFVQGLLKDATGSFVLPFRQVMYAPYPTTHIDVDVNTVKQMPPCHEHIYNQRRYMRSELTAFWRANSDEEMSQDPIIHTDESFTPDLNVFQDILHRDTLVKAFLDQIFHLKPGLSLRSTFLAQFLLVLHRKALTLIKYIEDDTQKGKKPFKSLRSLKIDLDLTAEGDLNIIMALAEKIKPGLHSFIFGRPFYTSVQERDMLMTF
- the C9orf72 gene encoding guanine nucleotide exchange factor C9orf72 homolog isoform X1, producing MSALCPPPSPAVAKTEIALNGESPLLAATFAYWDNILGPRVRHIWAPKTDQVLLSDGEITFLANHTLNGEILRNAESGAIDVKFFVLAEKRVIIVSLIFDGNWNGDRSTYGLSIILPQSELGFYLPLHRVCVDRLTHIIRKGRIWMHKERQEHFQKIVLEGTERMEDQGQSIIPMLTGEVIPVMELLSSMKSHSVPEEIDISETVLNDDDIGDSCHEGFLLNAISSHLQTCGCSVVVGSSAEKVNKIVRTLCLFLTPSERKCSRLCRNESSFKYESGLFVQGLLKDATGSFVLPFRQVMYAPYPTTHIDVDVNTVKQMPPCHEHIYNQRRYMRSELTAFWRANSDEEMSQDPIIHTDESFTPDLNVFQDILHRDTLVKAFLDQIFHLKPGLSLRSTFLAQFLLVLHRKALTLIKYIEDDTQKGKKPFKSLRSLKIDLDLTAEGDLNIIMALAEKIKPGLHSFIFGRPFYTSVQERDMLMTF